One part of the Anopheles coustani chromosome 2, idAnoCousDA_361_x.2, whole genome shotgun sequence genome encodes these proteins:
- the LOC131262460 gene encoding uncharacterized protein LOC131262460 — MGYFSKRNIFIYCCVSACLSLLTYLVAFSCEISWILEARGDLPIPAYLLCAQYFILFISSAILIHGLSTAISWGLLSWSIIIGVLSVPELALVMYMTIQYWGLQSAHGLTELIGYLIRLIVNCLALLCVIPTALRWRQEKKVLSQLESLASRLQLTTPTPTTPFNTTNGMNSLRASKRSTQGGPGVASRRPSTGFDNPGYVPHENASMDIVQQYTAYNNLYGSQSEFNASIFGLNPSQYIGPPPPPIVNECKKTQSLLDLRFIFPPKFLTTHATISEKKSKESTPAGDEPDSVTLHNNLKNQIHNKLHDVPENGTLRQGLAGGREKDTNASIDQHSGTVAISGDAPNDPIYHTIESTKNNKILGRNCVSLENLGNITFSESPLPVKKHDLPYYRYGHNLLKNYAMNPWNVLAYNPAYSAYPPAYYHYHLMNPYHLYQLQNHQQQHAGHFPGAGSPMPPGGYFAGHPHAGPHGVPGGPASYGKNHSHLTSYGYGNNLYPNDSRQSLGNESDDFRKYRDVAL, encoded by the exons ATGGGATACTTTTCCAAACGAAACATATTTATCTACTGCTgcgtttcagcatgtttgtcATTG CTCACCTACCTGGTGGCGTTCTCTTGCGAAATCTCCTGGATACTGGAGGCCCGAGGGGACCTGCCCATACCGGCCTATCTGTTGTGTGCCCAGTATTTCATTCTCTTCATTTCGTCCGCAATCTTGATACACGGCCTGTCAACG GCCATCTCGTGGGGTCTGCTCAGCTGGTCGATCATTATCGGTGTGCTGTCGGTACCGGAACTGGCACTAGTCATGTATATGACCATACAGTATTGG GGTCTACAATCGGCGCACGGGCTAACGGAATTAATTGGATATTTAATACGTTTAATAGTCAACTGTTTGGCACTGCTGTGCGTTATTCCTACAGCACTCAG ATGGCGACAGGAGAAGAAAGTATTATCCCAGCTCGAATCGCTGGCATCGCGACTTCAGCTGACGACCCCTACACCGACCACGCCGTTTAACACCACCAACGGCATGAATTCGCTGCGTGCGAGCAAGAGAAGCACCCAGGGTGGCCCGGGAGTGGCCAGCCGGCGCCCATCGACCGGCTTCGACAACCCCGGCTACGTACCGCACGAAAACGCCTCCATGGACATCGTCCAGCAGTACACGGCGTACAACAATCTGTACGGTTCGCAGAGCGAGTTCAACGCCAGCATCTTCGGGCTCAATCCGTCCCAGTACATCgggccaccgccgccgccgattGTGAACGAGTGCAAAAAGACACAATCGCTGCTCGACCTACGCTTTATCTTTCCACCAAAGTTTCTCACCACGCATGCCACGATCAGTGAGAAGAAGTCCAAAGAATCCACGCCGGCCGGCGACGAACCGGACAGCGTGACGCTGCACAACAACCTGAAGAACCAGATTCACAACAAACTGCACGACGTGCCGGAGAACGGGACGCTCCGACAGGGCTTGGCGGGAGGACGCGAAAAGGACACCAACGCGTCGATCGATCAGCACTCGGGCACGGTGGCCATCTCGGGAGACGCGCCAAACGATCCCATCTACCACACGATCGAGTCGACCAAGAACAACAAAATCCTCGGACGCAATTGTGTCTCGCTGGAGAACCTGGGCAACATCACGTTCTCCGAGTCACCGCTGCCGGTGAAGAAACACGACCTACCGTACTACCGGTACGGGCACAATCTGCTCAAGAACTACGCCATGAACCCGTGGAACGTGCTCGCCTACAATCCGGCCTACAGCGCCTACCCGCCGGCGTACTATCACTACCACCTCATGAACCCGTATCATCTGTACCAATTGCAgaaccaccagcagcaacatgcGGGCCACTTCCCCGGCGCCGGAAGTCCCATGCCCCCGGGAGGCTACTTTGCGGGGCATCCGCACGCAGGTCCGCACGGTGTGCCGGGTGGTCCCGCTAGCTACggcaaaaatcactcccaccTAACGAGCTACGGCTACGGCAACAACCTATACCCGAACGACAGTCGGCAGTCTCTGGGCAACGAATCGGATGACTTTCGAAAGTACCGCGATGTGGCACTATAG
- the LOC131262462 gene encoding uncharacterized protein LOC131262462 isoform X1, with product MNDQERKRCMKSPQLGTKRKIKKTVALSEEATLWLIKSVHDNECLWNRRHTDYKNKDLRAEAWETISSQIGLPTESVKDKWISIQSTYRKYRSNYNRSIVTGEDSDEVNQPTWFAYKSMSFLGTTTESYENTQASSKDDITHDEKEFTTLQPAPITITSLPLIKTEDERINDVTSMGEASTSTSTSGKEFTSVDMECGREGTIIGESSSSISAVWKAFNPEEDCSEEMTGSDNDAIAGGFRKAFESDEDRLRAMTTIEEASASVSGLNTQHNRYDSECVRVMTNIGESMEQWSPKRRDRVLIKIKRIVADEEEGRFKDHYGHSP from the exons ATGA acGACCAAGAAAGAAAACGATGCATGAAAAGTCCACAGCTGGGAACTAAacggaaaattaaaaag aCCGTTGCGCTAAGCGAAGAAGCTACCCTCTGGCTAATTAAGAGTGTTCATGACAACGAGTGCCTTTGGAATAGACGCCACACGGATTACAAAAACAAGGATCTACGTGCGGAAGCATGGGAAACTATTTCTTCACAAATTGGATTGCCTACAGAGAGTGTTAAGGATAAATGGATATCAATACAATCGACGTACCGAAAATACAGATCCAATTACAACAGAAGTATAGTTACTGGAGAAG ATAGCGATGAAGTTAATCAACCCACCTGGTTTGCGTACAAAAGCATGAGCTTTTTGGGCACAACAACGGAGTCTTATGAAAATACT CAGGCAAGTTCTAAGGATGACATCACACATGATGAGAAGGAGTTTACAACCCTCCAGCCAGCTCCAATAACTATCACTAGTTTACCATTGATAAAAACTGAAGACGAACGTATTAACGACGTTACCAGCATGGGTGAGGCTTCAACATCCACCAGCACGTCTGGAAAGGAGTTTACGAGTGTAGACATGGAGTGCGGGAGAGAAGGCACCATCATCGGAGAGTCCTCGAGTTCCATCAGTGCTGTTTGGAAAGCGTTCAACCCCGAAGAGGACTGTTCCGAGGAAATGACCGGTAGTGATAATGACGCAATTGCCGGTGGTTTTAGGAAGGCATTTGAATCCGACGAAGATCGCTTACGAGCTATGACCACCATTGAAGAAGCATCAGCATCAGTCAGTGGCttaaacacacaacacaacagaTACGATAGTGAATGTGTTAGAGTTATGACTAACATCGGTGAGTCTATGGAACAATGGTCACCAAAAAGGCGGGAtagagttttaattaaaattaaaagaattgTAGCGGATGAAGAGGAAGGTAGATTCAAAGACCATTACGGTCACAGTCCGTAA
- the LOC131262462 gene encoding uncharacterized protein LOC131262462 isoform X2: protein MNDQERKRCMKSPQLGTKRKIKKTVALSEEATLWLIKSVHDNECLWNRRHTDYKNKDLRAEAWETISSQIGLPTESVKDKWISIQSTYRKYRSNYNRSIVTGEDSDEVNQPTWFAYKSMSFLGTTTESYENTASSKDDITHDEKEFTTLQPAPITITSLPLIKTEDERINDVTSMGEASTSTSTSGKEFTSVDMECGREGTIIGESSSSISAVWKAFNPEEDCSEEMTGSDNDAIAGGFRKAFESDEDRLRAMTTIEEASASVSGLNTQHNRYDSECVRVMTNIGESMEQWSPKRRDRVLIKIKRIVADEEEGRFKDHYGHSP, encoded by the exons ATGA acGACCAAGAAAGAAAACGATGCATGAAAAGTCCACAGCTGGGAACTAAacggaaaattaaaaag aCCGTTGCGCTAAGCGAAGAAGCTACCCTCTGGCTAATTAAGAGTGTTCATGACAACGAGTGCCTTTGGAATAGACGCCACACGGATTACAAAAACAAGGATCTACGTGCGGAAGCATGGGAAACTATTTCTTCACAAATTGGATTGCCTACAGAGAGTGTTAAGGATAAATGGATATCAATACAATCGACGTACCGAAAATACAGATCCAATTACAACAGAAGTATAGTTACTGGAGAAG ATAGCGATGAAGTTAATCAACCCACCTGGTTTGCGTACAAAAGCATGAGCTTTTTGGGCACAACAACGGAGTCTTATGAAAATACT GCAAGTTCTAAGGATGACATCACACATGATGAGAAGGAGTTTACAACCCTCCAGCCAGCTCCAATAACTATCACTAGTTTACCATTGATAAAAACTGAAGACGAACGTATTAACGACGTTACCAGCATGGGTGAGGCTTCAACATCCACCAGCACGTCTGGAAAGGAGTTTACGAGTGTAGACATGGAGTGCGGGAGAGAAGGCACCATCATCGGAGAGTCCTCGAGTTCCATCAGTGCTGTTTGGAAAGCGTTCAACCCCGAAGAGGACTGTTCCGAGGAAATGACCGGTAGTGATAATGACGCAATTGCCGGTGGTTTTAGGAAGGCATTTGAATCCGACGAAGATCGCTTACGAGCTATGACCACCATTGAAGAAGCATCAGCATCAGTCAGTGGCttaaacacacaacacaacagaTACGATAGTGAATGTGTTAGAGTTATGACTAACATCGGTGAGTCTATGGAACAATGGTCACCAAAAAGGCGGGAtagagttttaattaaaattaaaagaattgTAGCGGATGAAGAGGAAGGTAGATTCAAAGACCATTACGGTCACAGTCCGTAA
- the LOC131263364 gene encoding PRKCA-binding protein: MSNDDLPDPVLYADGCVDDNRIIMLCQRQEMERLGMTVSSGTVVVKKDNSNLIGISIGGGAPLCPCLYIVQVFDGTPAAREGTLQSGDELLGVNGVSVKGKTKVEVAKMIQSATDEVVIHYNKLHADPTQGETLDIVLKKMKHRLVEKMSSSTADTLGLSRAILCNDSLVKRLQELERTETMYKGLVDHARRMLKAHFDVLQTYQAFGNIFASISVREPQPRASEAFRIFGELHRNMEKDGIKMIKALKPILADMGTYLHKAIPDTKLTVKRYADAKFSYLSYCLKIKEMDDEEHGYAAIQEPLYRVETGNYEYRLILRCRQDARMKFAKLRSDVLEKIELLECKHARDLASQLRKFIEGLATLAAETVERLESIPNLFPIEVDLKASAFQYKSTVKFQAEEYVDDEVPQAEEAIEEGNGTGTVRPDPKPSSAGSGRANGANGDDGQLLGGFEEIDLSKGTTTGSTENDLLNELGLAGIDLSVGGKPLSSNLMDDLLVPGMDLFK; this comes from the exons ATGTCGAATGATGACCTTCCGGATCCGGTGCTGTATGCGGACGGGTGTGTGGATGATAACAGGATCATTATGCTTTGCCAGCGCCAGGAAATGGAGCGCCT GGGAATGACTGTTAGTTCAGGGACGGTTGTTGTTAAAAAGGATAACAGTAACCTGATCGGGATAAGCATTGGAGGTGGCGCCCCGCTATGTCCGTGTCTCTACATTGTGCAG GTCTTCGATGGAACACCTGCGGCACGTGAAGGAACACTGCAGAGCGGTGACGAGCTGCTGGGAGTGAATGGTGTTTCGGTGAAGGGTAAAACGAAGGTGGAAGTTGCCAAAATGATTCAGTCCGCTACGGACGAGGTCGTCATCCATTACAACAAACTGCATGCCGACCCGACGCAGGGTGAAACGCTCGACATCGTGCTGAAAAAGATGAAGCACCGACTGGTGGAAAAAATGTCCAGTAGTACCGCTGACACGCTTGGCCTCTCCCGTGCTATTCTTTGCAATGATTCGCTGGTTAAACGGTTGCAGGAGCTCGAACGGACGGAAACGATGTACAAGGGGTTGGTGGATCATGCAAGGAG GATGCTAAAAGCGCACTTTGACGTGCTGCAGACATACCAGGCGTTCGGGAACATCTTCGCCTCGATTAGCGTCCGCGAGCCACAACCACGGGCATCGGAAGCGTTTCGTATCTTTGGCGAACTGCACCGTAACATGGAGAAGGATGGAATCAAAATGATCAAGGCGCTGAAGCCGATCCTGGCCGACATGGGTACTTACCTGCACAAGGCCATCCCGGACACCAAACTCACCGTCAAACGATACGCCGACGCCAAGTTCAGCTATCTATCCTACTGTTTGAAGATTAAAGAGATGGACGACGAGGAGCACGGTTATGCGGCGATCCAAGAACCGCTGTACCGGGTGGAAACGGGCAACTACGAGTACCGGTTGATCCTCCGCTGCCGGCAGGATGCGCGGATGAAGTTTGCCAAGCTGCGCAGCGATGTGTTGGAAAAGATCGAACTGCTCGAGTGCAAGCATGCTCGCGACCTGGCCAGTCAGCTGCGCAAGTTCATCGAGGGGCTGGCAACGCTGGCCGCCGAGACGGTCGAGCGGCTGGAGTCCATACCGAATCTCTTTCCGATCGAGGTGGACCTGAAGGCGAGCGCGTTTCAGTACAAATCCACCGTCAAGTTTCAGGCGGAAGAGTACGTGGATGATGAAGTGCCGCAGGCAGAGGAAGCTATCGAGGAAGGAAACGGTACTGGCACAGTGCGTCCCGATCCGAAACCATCGTCAGCCGGTTCGGGACGGGCGAATGGTGCAAATGGGGACGATGGGCAACTGCTGGGAGGATTTGAGGAGATCGATCTGAGCAAAGGGACAACCACTGGCTCAACGGAGAACGATCTGCTGAACGAACTTGGACTGGCTGGAATTGATCTGTCCGTGGGAGGTAAGCCACTCAGCAGCAACCTGATGGATGATCTACTGGTACCAGGGATGgatctttttaaataa